The DNA region GGCGAGGGCAACCCGGCTACAACCCGGCCCTGGATAGGGATGGGGACGGCGTGGCCTGCGAGTGAACGGCCTCCCGTTCTCCATCTCTGTTCAGGAGAAGGAGGTGTGGCACTGAAGCGAGTGGGGAGCAGCTCCACCCCCGCCGGACGTTCCTGAAGCCTGAGTCGAGGGACTAGCGACGGTCGGGAAGTGCGGCAGCCAGGCTCAGGACCAGCTGGACGACCTGGGCCTGCCGGTGGGTGTCCGTCTTGGCAAAGACCTGTTTGAGCTGGTTGCGTACAGTGCCCAGGCTTACCTGAGAGCCCGCTGCGATCTCCTCGACGGAGTCGCCCTGGGACAGCCGCACGGCCACGCGTGCCTCGGCAGCCGTCAGCCCGTACCGCTGCCTCAACACCTCGAGCGGCATGGGCCGGACCTGATCCGGGTCCTCCAGCCACAGCAAGACCCCCATGCAATCTTCCCCGGCTCCTGGCAGCGGCATCACCGTGACCCGCAGCGGCCCAGCAGGGGCTGGGCGGGTGATCGCCAGGGTGCTCCCGGCCTGTGCCGAAATCCCCCGACCGAGGAGTGCCGTGCGACGCACCGCTTCGCGGAGCTGCTCGTGCTGCCACGCCACCTCTGCGCGTACCTGCCCGCCCTTGACGCTCAGCCCCCCTGGGCCCCGCAGCAGCCCTTCGGCCGCTATGTTCATCCACTCCACGCGCAAGGCCGCGTCCACCGCCAGGCACGGACGGTCGAGGGTGTCGAGTGCCAACGCGCGGGTGTCGCGCTCCCGGCGCAGGTTCCACAGTTGGCGGTGAATGGCCTGGGCCCGGCCCAGGTGCGGGAGCAGGAGGCTCAGCGCCTGTACGTCCCAGGCAGGGAACGCACCGAGTGACCGGGGGCGACCGATCAACACGAAGAACCCCGCCGGGCTGTCCAGGGAGAACCCAGCACCCCCGATCAGGTGGAACAACTCGTGGTGGCGGGCGAATTCATGGTGGAAAGCCGAGCGCTCGAACTCCGCGTCCGGACACGTCTCACGGCGGTCGAACACCAGCGGCCCCTGAGTGAGGCCACGGGCCAGGATGGCGTTGGTGAAGCCGTCCTGGTCCACCCAGCGCGCCATGTACTCGCGCTGGGTCTCGCGGGGATGGTTCACGCCAATGGAAAAACTCTCCCCCGGGGCGTCGATGCCCTGCCGGGAACTCTCGTACCAGCTGAGTCCCGGCTGTTTGACGACGTGGTGCAGGTAAGCCTTGCTCGCGCCGTGATGCGCGCACAGGGCCTCGACAAAGGCCGGAAAGAGGTGGGGATCGGTGGCGGCCCAGTACAGGGCGGCGGTGAGGGCGACGGTTGCCTGCTCGGAGAGTCGCGTCATGACCTGCACCTCGTGTTCGGCGTTCTCAGGCTCGCCCGGGGCCCACATCCTCCACAGCGCGCCATGCCCCGTGCTCTGTCGTCAGGATAGTCAAAACGGCGTAGCCCAGACGGGACATGCGCCGGTCGCCATGGGGTTGGACAATGCCCGCATCCAGACAGGTCCCGGCCCGTGCCACAGGGCACGGCGCTTCCCCCAGGCCTGCCGGAGGAGGACACCGAGAGAACGTCCCGGCCCGCGCAGGTGCCACGACAGGGCAGCGAGTGGACCCCGCAGGGGTCGAACCCGGAGGAGGCACGTTGAACCAGCAAAGACCACGCCCACACATCCAGCCCACGCCAGGACCCGGCTCAGGCCCTGAGCAGCTCGCGAGGAACCTATCTATGACGAACGTGACGAAGACGGGCGCGACGCAAAAGCCCAAGATCAAGGTTGAGGTCGTCCCCAAAGGCGAGTACAAGCCAGGGCCCAAGATCAAGATGCCGCCCGGCGTGACGGCCATCTTCGCCAAGCATCAGGCGCTGGGCGGCGACACCGGGCTGCTGGGTAAGGCCACCGGACCCGAGCAGATGACCCCGAATGGCCAGGGGTGGTACCGCCACTACCAGCACGGCTCGATCTACTGGACCTCAGCGGCGGGCGCCTTTGAAGTCCACGGCGACATTCGCGCGAAGTGGGAGACGCTGGGGTGGGAGACCTCCTTCCTCGGCTTCCCGATCACCGACGAGACCACCACCCCCGACGGGGTGGGCCGCTTCAACCATTTCCAGGGCGGCTCGATCTACTGGACGCCGGCGACCGGGGCGCACGAGGTGCACGGCGACATCCGCACGAAATGGTCCGCGCTGGGCTGGGAACGCTCCTACCTGGGGTACCCGATGAGCGACGAGCAGACGACCCCCGACGGCATCGGACGCTACAGCGACTTCGAGCACGGTCAGATCACCTGGTCGCCCGCCCTCGGGGCGGCGGTCTCCTTCACCTCCTACGACCCGGCGGCAGGCGGCGGCGGCGGGGTGAAGCCTCAGGGCCTGCCGGGGAACGGCGAGCCCGAGGTGCGCCGGCGGCTGGTGTGTTCCGCGCACATGGACCTGACCGACGACGAGAGCTGGCCCTGGCACGATGAGCACAGCTCGGCCGACGGGACTAACGAGGCCGTCCTGACCACCGATCTGCCTCAGGACGTCCTGACGATGAGCGACGGGGCCGGAGGAGAACTGCGGGTCGAACTCAAGCTCATCGCCCAGGTCAGGAGCAACGGTGACGTGCTGGTGAAAGGGAATCTCGACCTCTTCGAGGGGACCAGCGAGCAGAACAACGACCTCGACGGCAACGAGACATTCAATATTCTGGTGCCGCGCGACGGCATCACCTCCGAACAGGTGACCGTTCGCAACGAGGACGAGGGCGGCGACCTGGCGGTGGTCTCCATGAATTTCTCGAACTACGCCATCTGACCCCGTGGCCGGGGAAGGCCATGCGCCTCCCCCGGTGGACTGACCTGGAACTTGCCCCAGCTTGCCACGGCGTCGGTGCCGGGGGAGCCTCGACACCCCGCTCAGCGAGCGGGGTGTTCGTGCGTTCATGTCTCCTCAAGACGACGCCCTCGTCCACACCCTGCTCGGCCAGATTCCCGGCAGCGAGCGCTGGGTCCAGGCTCATGCTCTCGTGCGCGGCACCCACATCCTCGACTTGCACGAGGAAGGTTTCTATCCGGGCACCCCACACGCGCAGGAGGTATTTCGCCGCCTGAAGCCCCACCTTGATGCGGGCGGCCTGGTCGTCACCCTGCGCTCCTTGCGCAACGCCGGGTACCTCCACCACGACAACATGACCAGGAAGCAGGGGCACCTGCAACTTGAGGGCCGGACCACCGGCCTCCTTGGTGCCAGGCCAGCCGGAGCGCGGGTGAGGGTCAGCGGGAGGGTGGCAAGTCAGCGCATTCTCGTCAGCCGAGAGCCCCCTCCCTTTCACTTGCATTTCTGAACGCCTCGCTCCTACACTTGTGTCAGGTGACATATGAGCGAGCGACAGCCGGAGGGACCGAGCGGACGGCAGCGAGACGTGCTGGAGGAGATCGCCCGGCTGGAACGCCAGGGCGAGGGCGTGACGACGGGGAGATTAGCCGAAAGTCTCTCCCTGCCGCGTCAGAACGTGCGGACGTACCTCATTGCCCTGCGGGACAAGGACTTCATCCGCTACGACGCCGCGGAACGCCGGACGGCCATGATCCGCCTCACCGAAGAAGGCTGGGCCGTCACCCAGGGCCGTGTCCCGCCCTTAGGGGCCTTAGGTGAAGCGGGGGAGCCCCTAGCCTTCCCGATTGTCGGTGAGGTGGCGGCGGGTGAGCCCATCCTGGCCGAGCAGCACATCGAGGGTTACGCCGCCAGACTCTCCGACGTGCTGGACCTGCGCGAAGGGGACTTCCTGCTCAAGGTGCGCGGCGACAGCATGATCGGCGTCGGCATCTACCCCGGTGATTACGTCGCCATCCACCCCCTGATTGACGAGCCCCATAGCGGTGAGATCGCCCTGGTCGCCGTGCCTGGGGAGAACACCGCCACCCTCAAACGCTGGCACCGCAACAACGGCACGGTGACCCTGATCAGCGAGAACCCGGCCTACCCGAACATGACCTACCGGACTGAGGAGGTCGAGGTGCGGGGCTGCCTGGTCGGGCACGTCGGCACGGGCCGGACACGTCGCAGTCGACAGGCCCAGGAGCCTTGAAAAGGTAGGGAGGCGTCACCCGTGTCCATCCACCCGACCGTCACGTTCCACGCCCCCTCTCCCGCATCGCCGGAAGTGCAGCGCCGGCTGCAAAATCTCATCACGTCTCGCTGCGGTCCCTGCACGGTCGTGGTCGTCCGCGCGGAGGATCGGTGGGCGAGGCACACCACCTACTACCTGAGCGGGTCGTGGCCCATCCCAGCAGCCGAGGTCCACCGTCACCTCGTTGCCGTGTTCGGCCTGCTGGTGACCCCATGACCCTGATCACCGAGGCCCTGACCGACAGCCACACCCAGCTCTGGGTCACTCTGGGCGACCAGACCTGGCGTGTCCAGCTCCACCCGCTGCGAGGCCCGGAACCCATGCTCCCCCTGGTGATGCCCCGAGTCTTCGGGGGGGTGCGGGTCTCGGAGGAGGGCCTCGCCCTGAGATGGCCGGGCGGCTTCCGGTTGCCCTGGCATCTGGTGGTGGCCGAACACGCTCCGCCGTGGCTGACCCACCTCGGCGTGGTGCCACCGGAGGAGCGTTACCGGCCCCTCCTGCCCCTGCTGCGGCACGGGACACCCCCGGCGCCTCTACGGAACCAGCCCACGCGCCTGCACGTGATCCAGATGTTCGGGATGCAAGAGGGTGAGCTGGACGGCATCCTCCGCAACTACCGAGTGCCGGAAGAGGTCATGCTGCATCGCCTGCACGACCTGGGGTTGTTCCTGCGGGACCACCTCTTCCCCGAGTTGCCCGCCGCACTCCTCCGTCGCCCGTGGGCCTACGCCGCCCACCGCCACCCTGACCAGCACCACCTCCATACCCTGCTGGCCTGCCTGACGTGGGGGCGTTTGGACCTCGTGGAAGACCCCTGCTGGGCGTTGGCGCGGGCAGAGTTGGCACATGGATAGAACTTCTGAGCCGCCATAATGTAGGAGCTGTCCCCCTTATTTTTCGATGGGTGCTACCACCTCGAAATTGCGAAAAACTGCTACAGATAAGCCTATCATAACAGAGACCGAATAAAACACTATAAGAATAGAAGAGATTAGCAAAGAGTAAGCAAAATGGACTACAGGGTTTGGAACCGATGTAAGAAGATAGAATACGAACGCGCCCAGTGGAAAGAACAACAAGCTTGATAGGATGGCAACTAGCTCGGATAGTCCTAGAGTCTTCAAGATGCCCGTACTGTCTACTCGTGTAACCCTATTTCTAAAAACATCGAATAGGCTCTTGCAGGTTGAAATTAGAACGGAGCCTAGAGCAAAGATGAACAGCATGGCATTGCGTATAATGTTCCTTATCGCTACCTGCCCACACACGCTTTCTGCGTCTGCAACTGGATCACGGCCACCTGCCACCTGGGCACCTTGCTCTCCTGCAACGTTTCTACGTTTGGGAACTTCCACTCGGCCCTTGACACAACTGTCTATACTTGGTTGATAGAGTAACTCTATCGCCGGTACGTTAATACTACTTAAAAGTATAGCCGATGTCTTGAATATAACCAGCACGAAACCCAGAAAAATTACAACTGCGAGAAGAATAAATATTTTATAGAAATTACGTTGTAAAAACCGATTAACCGCATCTACTCCGTTCACTGTTGTAGATCCTCCTTCACTGATCAATCCCAGCGTCGTTGATTTACTAGAGAGCCTACTATACAGGTTTTGATTAAATATAGTACGCATCAAACACATTTCGGAAACCTAACTGAGAGTTTGTGTAGGCATTTCGAGCGTTATTTCAAATATTATTCTCACTCCACCAATTGTCCACCGCCCACTCACTGTGGAGGTTGGGTATAATGTCCCCCGCTCTCACGGTCAGGTGGTGGCCGGGCTTATCCATCTCATCGAAAAGCTTGGCTGCGATCACGACTTCACGACTGCCAAATAAGGTTCTTCCCCCTTGAGCCCACCATTCTAACATTCGATTCAAAATTTAATCTGCGTTCAAATAACGCCACCATTCCGCCGTCGCAGTGAGTGGCGAGTGCGCCGAGTAGGTTGCGACGGCCACCAGGAACCCGAACGACAGCAGGGCTTCCCCGTCTGTGTAGCGTCCTCCTCGATACAGCGCGGGCAGGGTTGCCCCAACTGACATCTTGCAGTGTTGAAAAAGGACGTCTGGAACGGATTTCTGGCCCCATAGAGGGGTGTGAACCCAAAAGAACAGCATTCCAGACGGCTGTATTCTGACATCCTGCCGTGCTTTTCCCGCAAGCAGCACCGGGAATCCTTCGAGGTCTTCCTCGACCTGCTGCTGGACGGTTCCGGTCAACCGCTGCCAGAACGGGCCACCGTCAAATCTCCCGCAGCCCTCAGCCGCTTTCTCAATCACGCGGCCTGGAACACCTGGCAACTGTGCCGGGTGTTGCGTCAGCATGCCCAGGAGACGTTGCAGGACTTCTGGCGACAGCAGCCCCACCAGCGCCCTCGGCTGGAACTGCTGGTGGACCTGACCAGCCTGGACAAGACTGGAAAGTTCGCCC from Deinococcus aetherius includes:
- a CDS encoding helix-turn-helix transcriptional regulator, which gives rise to MTRLSEQATVALTAALYWAATDPHLFPAFVEALCAHHGASKAYLHHVVKQPGLSWYESSRQGIDAPGESFSIGVNHPRETQREYMARWVDQDGFTNAILARGLTQGPLVFDRRETCPDAEFERSAFHHEFARHHELFHLIGGAGFSLDSPAGFFVLIGRPRSLGAFPAWDVQALSLLLPHLGRAQAIHRQLWNLRRERDTRALALDTLDRPCLAVDAALRVEWMNIAAEGLLRGPGGLSVKGGQVRAEVAWQHEQLREAVRRTALLGRGISAQAGSTLAITRPAPAGPLRVTVMPLPGAGEDCMGVLLWLEDPDQVRPMPLEVLRQRYGLTAAEARVAVRLSQGDSVEEIAAGSQVSLGTVRNQLKQVFAKTDTHRQAQVVQLVLSLAAALPDRR
- a CDS encoding LexA family protein — translated: MSERQPEGPSGRQRDVLEEIARLERQGEGVTTGRLAESLSLPRQNVRTYLIALRDKDFIRYDAAERRTAMIRLTEEGWAVTQGRVPPLGALGEAGEPLAFPIVGEVAAGEPILAEQHIEGYAARLSDVLDLREGDFLLKVRGDSMIGVGIYPGDYVAIHPLIDEPHSGEIALVAVPGENTATLKRWHRNNGTVTLISENPAYPNMTYRTEEVEVRGCLVGHVGTGRTRRSRQAQEP
- a CDS encoding LGFP repeat-containing protein translates to MTNVTKTGATQKPKIKVEVVPKGEYKPGPKIKMPPGVTAIFAKHQALGGDTGLLGKATGPEQMTPNGQGWYRHYQHGSIYWTSAAGAFEVHGDIRAKWETLGWETSFLGFPITDETTTPDGVGRFNHFQGGSIYWTPATGAHEVHGDIRTKWSALGWERSYLGYPMSDEQTTPDGIGRYSDFEHGQITWSPALGAAVSFTSYDPAAGGGGGVKPQGLPGNGEPEVRRRLVCSAHMDLTDDESWPWHDEHSSADGTNEAVLTTDLPQDVLTMSDGAGGELRVELKLIAQVRSNGDVLVKGNLDLFEGTSEQNNDLDGNETFNILVPRDGITSEQVTVRNEDEGGDLAVVSMNFSNYAI